TCCAGAATCCTTCCCTTCCAAAAGGGATTTAGAAGGACGTAGGAAACGATGCCAacattcccctttctctccccttctttcatcAACTGCTGGATGAGTGCCCTTGGAGAGACTGAGTTTGTCTCGTTTCTTCTCTACCCACCGTCCGCCTCCCCGCCATTACCTGTAAAAAACCGGCCAGGTCATCAGTGGAGAACAGGTCCATCACCTCCATAGCCCCCGCGCTGGCTTTGCTGACTACTGGAGTGAGTGGGCAGCTGCAAATTTCCCCATGCCCTGCATTAAACTGGGTAATCTCAAACCCGGTGCTTTGCCCTAGccaacccccacctccccgccccgcctccctggccctggccccggcccccAAGGGTTAAGGGTGAGAATTCTGACGATGGGGCGAGGGATCAAGGGTCAAGGTGCTTAGAAACTCGGTTGTGCCCCAAAGCGGGGCACATGGGGATTAAGGGATGTCCATGCCTGTTTCTCCCGCTGGTGATGACTTTATCCACTCCGAGAAAATGAGCAGAACGCAGCACGCCCCCAAGGTTCCGGGGATCCTGGAGCCCTTCGAGGACAAGCCACAGCTGCCGGGGGTCGTCGCCTGGCCTCGCCTCCCCGACCTCAGTCCAAGGCCGAGGCTGAAGCGGGCTCACCTCCATGCAGACGCCCTGGTGGACCTGGTAGCGGCACAGGGCGTCCAGCTTCTGCCGTCTGGGCCGCAGAACTGGTATGTCACGCGCCTCTGCCGCCCGGAGCAGCTCGGCCCGCTCCCCTTGCAACCCTGACCTGCCGGCCTGGAGCAGAAGCCTGGCCACGCGGCGACGAGCAGCTCGCAGAGCCAGGAGACAAGGGGACAGGCCAAACAGACGCTCCAGTCCCTCCGCAGATCGCGGGGTCGGCGCCAGGTCATCCAGTAGCAGGCGGCTCAGCTCCTCCCCGCCGGGCCGCTCCCCACGCCTCGCCGCTTGAGAGGAATGACGCGCGAGCAGGCGACCCGAAAACCGCGAGGTCGCGTCCCTGACGGCCCAGAGCAGTGCCATGGTCGATGCCCCCTGCTACGTCATCAGGATTGGTCACTCCCGCCGCGGACCGCTCCGGGTCCCCAACATTGGCGAAGGAGACCCGATGGCCGTCTCTACCTCGCCCCCTCAGAGTACGAATAGCCTGGATTCTCGACTTAGACTACCCACAACCAGGTAGCCTAACCAAGgccgcccctccccggctcccacGTGGGCTACTCTGCTTCCGGGTTCGGGCGGCCCGCCCCCTGCCCGCTGACGCACTGCGCATGCCCGACCGCCAGGCGGTGCCCACAGCGCCTCCTGCAGGACTAGCTGAGCCGCAGCCTTCTCTGTACCGCGACCTGCTGGGCTGCCCCCTACTACCGGCATCATTCTGTGCCTTTCGAGGTCCCAGAAGGCTGGAGGGCCACATTCACCCAGACACCGGCAAAAGCCACTTGAAAAGGGATGTGTTCCAACCAGGTCAGTCGTGGTGATTCCCCCTCGCCCCCCCGACATCCAGTCCACCACCAGGTGTTGGGGATTTTCTTCAGAAGCTTCTGcatccagcccctcctctgcacctCCACTGCCTTGTCAAACCCTCAGCATCAGTCAACAGGACGCCAGCAGTAACTTCCTATCCCGTGGCGGCTGATTCTCCAAGTGACAGCTCTGTGCCTCTCCTGCACCTGCTGACAAGCCAACTGATGTCCTTGGCCCATAGGTAATCACCAGACTCTTTGCTCAGCACACAGACCTCTGGTGATCCAGGCAGCAGCTTCCTTTTCGGCCCCATCTCACTCCTGCACTACATTCTGTGCTGTTCCCATGACATTGCCTGCTTTTTTGGCCTCCCGGCCTTGTATCCACTGTTGTCCTCTTTCCTGGCTGGCAAACTCCTACCCATTTTCAAGACTCAACCCAAACCCACATCTGCTACCTAAGGTAATCCACACTCCAGGAGTGATGCCCCAAAGCGCCCACCTTCCCACTCACCTGGAAGAAATTCTGAGGCACAACCACCCCTGatcacagaaaaggagaaagaacagaaagatacTCCTGAAGCCAAGGTAGGTTgttgcaatttttcttttttaattatcacAGTGAAACCCAGTTGGGAGGCAGGGCCTGATATTCAGCTGCCATAGTCAGTGTGGAGTGATGACCCCACTGGGAGCAGAGAAGCCAAGCCTGGGCTGGAGAACAGGGGTGGGTGAAGA
The sequence above is drawn from the Lynx canadensis isolate LIC74 chromosome E1, mLynCan4.pri.v2, whole genome shotgun sequence genome and encodes:
- the MRM1 gene encoding rRNA methyltransferase 1, mitochondrial isoform X2 — translated: MALLWAVRDATSRFSGRLLARHSSQAARRGERPGGEELSRLLLDDLAPTPRSAEGLERLFGLSPCLLALRAARRRVARLLLQAGRSGLQGERAELLRAAEARDIPVLRPRRQKLDALCRYQVHQGVCMEVSPLQPRPWTEVGEARPGDDPRQLWLVLEGLQDPRNLGGVLRSAHFLGVDKVITSGRNSCPLTPVVSKASAGAMEVMDLFSTDDLAGFLQARAREGWLVAGTVGCLGPEISSFSEIPVTSCLEFLWDRPTVLVLGNEGSGLSKEVQASCQLLLTILPGRQLPSGLDSLNVSVAAATLRIFF
- the MRM1 gene encoding rRNA methyltransferase 1, mitochondrial isoform X3, yielding MALLWAVRDATSRFSGRLLARHSSQAARRGERPGGEELSRLLLDDLAPTPRSAEGLERLFGLSPCLLALRAARRRVARLLLQAGRSGLQGERAELLRAAEARDIPVLRPRRQKLDALCRYQVHQGVCMEVSPLQPRPWTEVGEARPGDDPRQLWLVLEGLQDPRNLGGVLRSAHFLGVDKVITSGRNSCPLTPVVSKASAGAMEVMDLFSTDDLAGFLQARAREGWLVAGTVGCLGPEISSFSEIPVTSCLEFLWDRPTVLVLGNEGSGLSKEVQASCQLLLTILPGRQLPSGLDSLNVSVAAGYYGMK
- the MRM1 gene encoding rRNA methyltransferase 1, mitochondrial isoform X1, translated to MALLWAVRDATSRFSGRLLARHSSQAARRGERPGGEELSRLLLDDLAPTPRSAEGLERLFGLSPCLLALRAARRRVARLLLQAGRSGLQGERAELLRAAEARDIPVLRPRRQKLDALCRYQVHQGVCMEVSPLQPRPWTEVGEARPGDDPRQLWLVLEGLQDPRNLGGVLRSAHFLGVDKVITSGRNSCPLTPVVSKASAGAMEVMDLFSTDDLAGFLQARAREGWLVAGTVGCLGPEISSFSEIPVTSCLEFLWDRPTVLVLGNEGSGLSKEVQASCQLLLTILPGRQLPSGLDSLNVSVAAGILLHSICSQRKGFSAEKREQLL